A genomic stretch from uncultured Pseudodesulfovibrio sp. includes:
- a CDS encoding IS3 family transposase encodes MKRIDKLFMELPFFGSRQMRNILRDEGPFVGCGHVRRLMRKKRLMAIYQWLRTSQPHQQH; translated from the coding sequence ATGAAACGTATCGACAAGTTATTCATGGAGTTGCCGTTCTTCGGCTCACGTCAGATGCGCAACATCCTGCGAGATGAAGGACCTTTTGTTGGTTGTGGCCATGTGAGACGACTGATGCGCAAGAAACGTTTGATGGCAATCTACCAATGGCTGAGGACGAGTCAGCCGCATCAACAACACTAG
- a CDS encoding class I SAM-dependent methyltransferase, with protein sequence MATESSHFPIDSHNTLFEIEKDHFWFQHRNSIIAEMIQKFSPDPHTFCEVGCGTGGVLWALGAKFPRMKLTAVELYTNALELVKIKVPQAEVVQADIHDLPYENEFNIVAAFDVIEHLDNDAEAVRMLAKSVKLGGCVILTVPQHEWLWSSMDEYACHRRRYNSKRLIQLMGQAQLEVLEVRSFFSLLLPLMYASRLTTPKAIEDYDPLREMMIPRMVNLTLKSVCWLERGIMKMGLRPPLGGSLAVVARKQP encoded by the coding sequence TTGGCGACAGAAAGCAGCCACTTCCCTATTGATAGCCATAATACTCTTTTTGAGATTGAAAAAGACCATTTTTGGTTTCAACATCGAAATAGTATTATTGCCGAAATGATACAGAAATTTTCCCCTGATCCACACACGTTTTGTGAGGTTGGATGTGGAACCGGTGGGGTACTGTGGGCTTTAGGAGCCAAGTTCCCTCGGATGAAACTAACTGCTGTCGAACTATACACAAATGCCCTTGAGCTTGTGAAAATTAAAGTGCCGCAGGCAGAAGTGGTACAGGCTGACATACATGATTTGCCGTATGAAAATGAGTTTAACATTGTTGCCGCTTTCGATGTAATCGAACACTTAGACAACGATGCTGAGGCCGTGAGGATGCTGGCGAAGTCCGTTAAACTAGGGGGATGCGTTATTCTTACTGTCCCACAGCATGAATGGCTGTGGAGTAGTATGGATGAGTATGCTTGTCATCGTAGACGCTACAACAGTAAACGGTTAATTCAGTTAATGGGGCAAGCTCAGTTAGAGGTGTTGGAGGTCCGTTCTTTCTTTTCTCTTCTTTTGCCACTCATGTATGCGTCTCGGCTTACAACACCAAAGGCTATTGAAGATTATGACCCTTTACGTGAAATGATGATCCCACGAATGGTGAACCTAACCTTAAAATCTGTATGCTGGTTAGAGCGTGGCATTATGAAAATGGGCCTCAGACCCCCTCTGGGGGGGTCCTTAGCTGTGGTTGCCCGTAAACAGCCGTGA
- a CDS encoding WbqC family protein codes for MSKKIAILQSNYIPWKGYFDMINSADEFIIFDEAQYTKNDWRNRNQIKTVNGLLWLTIPVRRHNLQQKVCETRISDKCWRKKHWKTLQGCYARTPGFKLYKTIFEELYMGSDEVLLSNINVAFICAICALLDIKTTIVPQSGVDFGSGKTERLIEVCKTTNADTYLSGPAAKNYLDEDLFEKSGISLEYMDYSGYEEYSQPYPPFAHNVSILDVLFNCGKDSPRYYKKKVD; via the coding sequence ATGTCAAAAAAAATAGCCATATTACAATCAAACTACATACCCTGGAAAGGGTATTTTGATATGATAAACTCAGCTGACGAATTTATCATTTTTGATGAAGCCCAATATACTAAAAACGATTGGCGCAACCGAAATCAAATTAAAACAGTAAATGGCCTTCTCTGGTTAACAATTCCAGTCCGCCGCCATAACCTGCAGCAGAAGGTTTGTGAGACAAGAATATCCGATAAGTGCTGGCGTAAAAAACATTGGAAAACACTTCAAGGGTGCTATGCTAGGACTCCTGGATTTAAGCTCTACAAAACAATTTTCGAAGAGCTCTATATGGGGTCAGATGAAGTCCTTTTGAGTAATATCAACGTTGCTTTTATTTGTGCAATCTGTGCACTATTGGATATTAAGACAACGATTGTTCCACAATCTGGAGTAGACTTTGGATCAGGCAAGACAGAGCGCTTGATCGAGGTTTGTAAAACAACAAATGCAGACACCTACCTCTCTGGGCCTGCCGCTAAAAACTACTTAGACGAGGACCTTTTTGAGAAGTCTGGCATATCGCTAGAATATATGGACTATTCAGGATATGAAGAATACTCGCAACCCTATCCTCCTTTTGCGCATAATGTAAGCATTCTGGATGTGCTGTTTAACTGCGGAAAAGATTCACC